The Iamia sp. SCSIO 61187 genomic sequence AGCCGGGCGGCGTGCGGCCCCGGCGAGCTGGACGCCATGGGCGTGCTCGACGCCGGCCTGCTCGCCGCCCACTGCACCGCGGTCGACGACGCCGACATCGCCGCCCTGGCCGGAGCCGGGGTCGCGGTGGCCCACTGCCCGACGTCGAACCTGGCCCTCCGGGGGGCGGTGACGCCGGTGGCCGCCTTCCGCCGGGCCGGAGCCCCGGTCGGCCTCGGGCTCGACAACGGCTCGCTGAACCCCCGGCTCGACCTGCTGGGTGAGGCCCGCGCCGCCATCGCCGCGTCGATCGCCCGCGGCGACCCCCTGGCGCCGTCCGACGTCCTGGCCATGGCCACCATCGAGGGGGCACGCGCCGTCGGGCTGGCCGACGTCACCGGCTCGATCGAGGTCGGCAAGCGGGCCGACCTCGTCCTGCTCGACACCGGCGGCGACCACTGGTGGCCGCACGCCGACATCGTCGACGCCGTGGTCGAGCAGTCCCGTCCGACCGACGTCCGGCTGGTGATGGTCGACGGTGCGGTCGTCGCCGTCGACGGGGTGGCCGTCCACGTCCCCGTCGACCGGCCGGCCCTCGTGGCCCTGGCCGCCCGCGTGCGGGCGACGCTGCCCTAGGTCGCCCCCCTTCGCGGCACCCAGGTGCCGTCGGGGGCGGGCCCGAAGATCGGGATCGAGCCGAGGGCGACGACCATCTCGGCGTCGGGACCCAGCGCGTCCCGCCACGCCCCCGCCTCGGTCAGGAGGCAGCCGATCCCCACGACCTCGGCGCCGGCCGCCCGCAGCAGGCGGAGGCAGGCGGCGATCGACCCACCGGTGGCGATGACGTCGTCCACCAGCACGACGCGCCGCCCGGTCACGGCGCCGATGCGGGCCCGGTCGAGGAGCAGGCTCTGGGCGCCGGCCGTGGTGATCGACGACAGCGGCTCGGCCAGGGCGTCACCGAGGTGGATCTTGGGCGTCTTCTGGAGGATCACGTAGTCGTCGAGGCCGAGGGCGCGGGAGACCTCGATGGCGACGGGGATGCCCAGGGTCGCGGCGCTGGCGACCACCTCGGGGCGCAGAGGGCCGAGGCGGGCAGCCAGGTCGGCCCCGGCGACGGCGGTGAAGGCGACGCCGCGGTCGATCGTCATGAGCAGGGCGATGGCCACCTCGTCGGCCACCGGGACGATGTCGAGGTCGAGCGTCTGGGAGCCGATCGCCACCCGGTGGACCTGGCCGGAGGGTCGGCCGACGGTGGTCGTCACCCGACCTCCACCGGCGTGCCCGCCTCGGCCTCGGCCGCGGCGAGGCCCGGGAACACGTCCCCGGCCTCCGTCCC encodes the following:
- a CDS encoding phosphoribosyltransferase family protein, whose amino-acid sequence is MTTTVGRPSGQVHRVAIGSQTLDLDIVPVADEVAIALLMTIDRGVAFTAVAGADLAARLGPLRPEVVASAATLGIPVAIEVSRALGLDDYVILQKTPKIHLGDALAEPLSSITTAGAQSLLLDRARIGAVTGRRVVLVDDVIATGGSIAACLRLLRAAGAEVVGIGCLLTEAGAWRDALGPDAEMVVALGSIPIFGPAPDGTWVPRRGAT